From one Triticum aestivum cultivar Chinese Spring chromosome 4B, IWGSC CS RefSeq v2.1, whole genome shotgun sequence genomic stretch:
- the LOC123089430 gene encoding butanoate--CoA ligase AAE1 — MRAAPRLLLRRRPLPRRSSGSAHQHRALTFSPPRRRCACQGSPSSGLEEQEEFEVLDAESGTVRCAANYAPLTPLSFIERAAAVYGDRPAVVYGESWSCTWSEVWERCLRVAAALATRFGVARGDVVAVLSPNVPAMYELHFSVPMAGAILCTLNTRHDAAMVSALLKHSGAKVLFVESGLLDVGRAALNNLAGDESSATALPVLITISHDGDCINSAYTDYESLIREAPLGFDIRWPLNELDPIALNYTSGTTARPKGVIYSHRAAYLNTIATALTYNITVTPTYLWTVPMFHAKGWNLSWGIAMQGGTNVCLRRFTAKVIFDKISQHKVTHMGGAPTVLNMIVNAPTGDRKPLPVIVHIMTGGAPPPPSILYGMEELGFIVYQMYGLTEIGPATINTWMPEWDMLPTEERSRLMARQGFHHHIGIQDIDVKNPTTMESLPHDGKTIGEVMFRGNTVTSGYYKDINATKEAMAQGWLHTGDLAVNHPDGYIQLKDRAKDIIISGGENISSIEVEAVIFSHPAVLEAAVVARPDDHWGETPCAFVKLKTNVDATEIEIINFCRDKLPHYMAPKTVVFADLPKTSTGKTQKFILRQKARAMGSLVKT; from the exons ATGAGAGCCGCACCCCGTCTGCTTCTGCGCAGGAGACCACTTCCTCGCCGCAGCAGCGGATCGGCGCATCAGCATCGCGCGCTCACCTTCTCCCCGCCACGCCGTCGGTGCGCGTGTCAGGGGTCACCGTCCTCCGGCCTGGAGGAGCAGGAGGAGTTTGAGGTGCTGGACGCCGAATCTGGCACGGTGCGGTGCGCGGCCAACTATGCGCCGCTGACGCCGCTCAGCTTCATCGAGCGCGCCGCGGCCGTGTACGGCGACCGCCCCGCGGTGGTGTACGGGGAGTCCTGGTCTTGCACGTGGAGCGAGGTCTGGGAGAGGTGCTTGCGCGTCGCCGCCGCGCTCGCCACCCGGTTCGGAGTCGCCCGCGGTGATGTG GTTGCTGTTCTTAGCCCGAACGTGCCGGCGATGTACGAGCTACACTTCTCCGTGCCCATGGCAGGCGCGATCCTCTGCACCTTGAACACACGGCATGACGCAGCCATGGTGTCTGCGTTGCTGAAGCACTCTGGCGCCAAGGTGTTGTTTGTCGAGTCAGGCCTCCTTGATGTTGGGAGAGCCGCTCTTAATaacctcgccggcgacgagtctAGCGCCACGGCCCTTCCGGTCCTCATAACCATCTCACACGATGGAGACTGCATCAACTCCGCATACACAGACTACGAGAGTCTCATCAGAGAAGCACCTTTAGGGTTCGACATCCGTTGGCCGCTGAATGAGTTGGACCCCATCGCGTTGAATTACACATCTGGCACAACTGCGAGGCCCAAGGGCGTGATCTACAGCCACCGGGCCGCGTACCTCAACACTATTGCAACGGCTCTCACGTACAACATCACTGTCACGCCCACTTACTTGTGGACCGTGCCGATGTTCCACGCCAAGGGGTGGAACCTATCATGGGGCATCGCCATGCAGGGCGGCACCAACGTCTGCTTGCGCCGCTTCACGGCAAAGGTCATCTTTGATAAGATCTCACAACACAAGGTGACGCACATGGGCGGCGCACCCACGGTTCTCAACATGATCGTCAACGCACCAACTGGTGACCGAAAGCCACTGCCAGTGATAGTACATATCATGACCGGCGGTGCCCCACCACCGCCTAGCATCTTGTATGGGATGGAAGAACTTGGATTCATAGTATACCAAATGTATGGTCTCACAGAGATTGGCCCAGCCACCATCAATACGTGGATGCCGGAGTGGGACATGTTGCCAACCGAGGAGCGGTCACGGCTCATGGCACGACAGGGGTTTCATCATCACATCGGTATACAAGACATTGATGTCAAGAACCCAACAACCATGGAGAGCCTTCCACATGATGGCAAAACTATCGGGGAGGTGATGTTTCGAGGTAACACCGTCACGAGCGGGTACTACAAGGACATCAATGCAACCAAGGAGGCAATGGCCCAAGGGTGGTTGCACACGGGCGATCTTGCTGTGAATCATCCGGATGGGTACATCCAGCTCAAGGACAGGGCCAAGGACATCATCATATCCGGCGGTGAGAACATAAGCTCGATTGAGGTGGAGGCGGTGATCTTTAGCCACCCGGCAGTGCTTGAGGCAGCGGTCGTGGCAAGGCCAGATGACCACTGGGGTGAGACACCTTGTGCGTTCGTCAAGTTAAAGACTAACGTCGATGCAACCGAAATAGAGATTATAAACTTCTGTCGGGATAAGTTGCCACATTACATGGCACCAAAGACGGTGGTCTTCGCTGACTTGCCCAAGACTTCGACAGGGAAGACTCAAAAGTTTATTCTCCGTCAGAAGGCTCGGGCTATGGGCAGCCTTGTGAAGACCTAA